One part of the Mycobacterium marinum genome encodes these proteins:
- a CDS encoding ROK family transcriptional regulator — MHSTTLTAHHSGHNGQPRSYRQVVAPSLHLADSAAASVFRAVRLRGPVGRDVIATTTSLSIATVNRQVIALLDAGLLRERADLAVSGAIGRPRVPVEVNHEPFVTLGLHIGARTTSIVATDLLGRTLDTVETATPRSSASSALASLADSAGRYLRRWHRRRALWVGVAIGGTVDDASGHVDHQRLGWRQAPVGPALADALGLPVSVASHVDAMAGAELLLGTRRLAGGSSTSLYVYARETVGYALVIDGRVHCPASGPGTIAGLPAHSELLGGTGQLESTVSDEAVLAAARRLRIIAATPQARTNGSVTAMTDLLRVARAGNQQARELLAERARVLGETVALLRDVLNPDELVVGGQAFTEYPEGMRQVEEAFTARSVLAPRDIRVTSFGNRVQEAGAGIVSLGGLYADPRGAMRRSGALNTRLRQAEPEASA, encoded by the coding sequence GTGCACTCGACTACCCTCACCGCCCATCATTCTGGTCATAACGGCCAGCCACGTTCCTACCGTCAGGTGGTGGCCCCGTCATTGCACCTCGCGGATTCCGCGGCGGCCTCCGTGTTTCGGGCCGTGCGATTGCGCGGACCGGTTGGCCGCGACGTCATCGCCACCACCACCTCGCTGAGCATCGCGACGGTGAACCGCCAGGTCATCGCGCTACTCGATGCGGGCCTGCTGCGGGAGCGCGCCGACTTGGCGGTTTCGGGGGCCATCGGGCGTCCGCGAGTGCCGGTCGAGGTGAACCACGAGCCGTTCGTGACGCTGGGTCTGCACATCGGTGCGCGTACCACCAGCATCGTGGCCACCGACCTGTTGGGGCGCACCCTCGACACCGTCGAAACCGCGACACCGCGCAGTTCGGCCAGCAGTGCGCTGGCGTCCCTGGCCGACAGTGCGGGCCGGTATCTGCGGCGCTGGCATCGTCGTCGTGCCCTGTGGGTGGGGGTCGCGATCGGTGGCACGGTGGATGACGCCAGCGGCCACGTCGACCACCAACGACTCGGCTGGCGGCAGGCACCGGTGGGGCCCGCGCTGGCAGACGCCTTGGGGCTTCCGGTCTCGGTGGCATCCCACGTCGACGCGATGGCCGGAGCCGAACTTCTGCTCGGTACCCGGCGCCTCGCGGGGGGGTCATCGACCAGCCTGTATGTCTACGCTCGCGAAACCGTGGGTTATGCGCTGGTGATCGACGGGCGGGTGCACTGTCCGGCCAGCGGCCCGGGCACGATCGCGGGTTTGCCGGCCCACTCCGAACTGCTCGGCGGTACCGGCCAGCTCGAGTCGACGGTGAGCGACGAGGCGGTGCTGGCCGCTGCCCGCCGTCTGCGCATCATCGCGGCCACCCCGCAGGCCCGTACGAACGGCTCGGTCACCGCGATGACCGACTTGCTGCGCGTGGCGCGGGCGGGAAATCAACAGGCCAGGGAGCTGCTCGCGGAGCGGGCTCGAGTGCTCGGCGAGACGGTTGCGTTGCTGCGCGACGTGCTCAACCCCGATGAACTCGTGGTGGGTGGCCAGGCATTCACCGAGTACCCGGAGGGGATGCGCCAGGTGGAAGAGGCGTTCACCGCTCGATCGGTGCTGGCCCCGCGCGACATCCGCGTCACGTCATTCGGAAACCGGGTGCAGGAAGCGGGAGCGGGCATTGTGTCCCTAGGCGGGCTGTATGCCGATCCGCGCGGGGCGATGCGTCGTTCTGGGGCACTGAACACCCGGCTGCGGCAGGCCGAACCCGAAGCCTCGGCGTAG